The region TCGGCACGTAGCTCGGGTCGGCGATGAGCGCGAGGCGCTCGATCGTCAGCACGAACGCGGCCAGGAGCCCCACGCTCGCGAGCGCCACGACGGCCACCGCGAAGGCGCGCGAGTCACGGGTGGGTCGCGCGTCGAGACCGAGCTCGTCCTCGTCCACGCCCTCGGCCGCACCGTCCACGTCGTCGTTCACATCGATCGCCACGTCGCCATCCTCGCTCCTCGTGCTCCTCGTCGTCACCTCACGCACCTCCGACTCAGTCACCGAGCGCCTCCGCCACGGCGCGGGCGACGTCGTCGGTCCGCGTCAGCTCGAGGCGCTCACCGTCCACGAAGAAGGTCGGGGTGCTCGTGACGCCGTTGGCCCGGGCGTCGGCCTCGCTCTGCTCCACGACGGCGAGCGTCGCGGGGGCGTCGAAGTCGGCGGTGAACCGCTCCATGTCGAGCCCGAGCTCCTCCGCGTAGACGAAGAACTGCTCGCGCTCGGGCGTCTGCTGGTGGCCCCACTCCTCCGCACCGGCGAAGAGCCTGTCGTACATCTCCTCGTAGGCACCCTGGTTGCCCGCCGCCTCGGCCGCGAGCGCCGCGTTGACCGAGCTCACGTGGAGCGGCAGGTACCGCACCACGAGCTCGATCCGGTCGCCGTAGGTCTCCTTGAGGTCCTCGACGAAGGGGTGCATCAGCAGGCAGGACTCGCACTCGAAGTCGAGGTACTCCACCACCTGCACCTCGTCCCCGCCGGTGAGCCGGGGGCTGTCCTCGCGCACGAGGGTCGTGGCGGCCGACCCGGGGCCGGGAGCGGGCTGCCGCGTCACGACGACGGCCACGACCAGGGCCAGCACGGCCACCAGCAGGAGGCCGAGCGTCAGGGTTCTGCTGCGGGTCACGTGGTCCCTGCTCGAGGAGTGGTGTGCGGGTGGCGGCGCCGGGGGTCCGGAGCGGCGCCGTCGCCCCGCCGACGGTCGGAGCGTAGCCGGGCCTCCTGGGCGTCTCCTGGGAACGGCGGCCCTCCCGCGCAGCTCAGACGCCGTCGACGGCCGCCGTGAGGTGGGCGAGCACCCTCGCCTGCGACTCGTTGACCGAGCCCGCCCGGTGGTGCGCGAGGAGCTCGTCCGAGCGCCGGTCGATCACGGGTCGCTCGGCGTCGCGGAGCGCGGGCCCGAGGAGCTCCACGAGACGGCGGGTGAGGTCGGCCTCCTCCTGCGGGGTCGTCTCCGGGCCCAGGCGCGCGAAGTCGTCGACGAGCGCGGTGTGGTCCGCGCCGGACGCGGCGAGCGCGTCGAGCAGGTCCGCCAACCACCTGCTCGCGCCCGCGCTCAGGTGCGCGAGGAGCACGAGCTGCT is a window of Litorihabitans aurantiacus DNA encoding:
- a CDS encoding DsbA family protein, yielding MTRSRTLTLGLLLVAVLALVVAVVVTRQPAPGPGSAATTLVREDSPRLTGGDEVQVVEYLDFECESCLLMHPFVEDLKETYGDRIELVVRYLPLHVSSVNAALAAEAAGNQGAYEEMYDRLFAGAEEWGHQQTPEREQFFVYAEELGLDMERFTADFDAPATLAVVEQSEADARANGVTSTPTFFVDGERLELTRTDDVARAVAEALGD